A portion of the Collinsella aerofaciens genome contains these proteins:
- a CDS encoding 2-hydroxyacyl-CoA dehydratase translates to MSKLVEGIKDRVVAAAREAAPAVVDAAQKAATAAAEKVAEAVAEAKNAAGETPVASEPVTAAEPVAAAHAPEGAIFNPEAARGNLHLGIDVGSTTVKLAVLNDDNQIVYAKYQRHHTDVRACARDLFEGAATVLPTAQMTCAITGSGGLLLSQWLGLEFVQEVIASKRAVETLIPATDVAIELGGEDAKIIYFDNGIEQRMNGTCAGGTGAFIDQMATLLHTDASGLNELAANATTIYPIASRCGVFAKTDVQPLLNEGARPEDVAASIFQAVVTQTISGLACGRPIRGNVAFLGGPLQYLSELRHRFYLTLNLDEEHRIVPQNAHLFVASGAAMAHESNKLSTFPQLIEAIDALGDTQGAEVERLDPLFATDEDFAEFKTRHDQEVVPKGKLEGYTGRVFIGIDAGSTTMKAALVGEDGQLLHTWYGNNNGDILGTAKVIMADFYNHIPAGCTIGHVTTTGYGEALLIEALKADSGEIETVAHLRGAKAFLPGVEFILDIGGQDMKCLRVKDGVIEHIMLNEACSSGCGSFIESFAVSMNMDVRAFADAAIHAKAPVDLGSRCTVFMNSRVKQAQKEGATVGDIAAGLSYSVIKNALFKVIKLRDPKEIGSQVIVQGGTFMSDATLRAFEQLTGVHAVRPDIAGCMGAYGAALLARDRAGADGTSTILSAEDIAHLTVTQKHVRCGRCSNNCQLTVNDFGGGRRFITGNRCEKGAGHKKQKTEAPNLFKKKNELLFNREVLSPDEAPRGTVGIPRALNMYENYPFWHAFFTRLGFSVQLSDQSSKKTYQAGIESMPSESVCYPAKMSHGHVMNLIDRDVDFIWMPCVRWERKEDPTAGNCYNCPIVMSYPTALALNIDEIREQNIEFLYPFVPYHDKTELKRRLYQVLAVDRVADAEAGRGRVRGPKITRSEVDAAVNAAFEADARFHEDIQTMGEEALKWVEDHGGHGIVLAGRPYHNDPEINHALPELISSFGFAVFTEDSLAHLVKPERPIRVVDQWMYHSRLYAVARFVTMRNDLDLIQLNSFGCGLDALTTDQVQEILEASGKIYTVLKIDEVSNLGAARIRIRSLMAALKDQEAERLAEATAAGEAYEQGDAAPVAPSTDAPAFASRKYTFEAQRESASTAWPKVPFTEQMREEGYTILCPQMAPIHFDLVKEVFRGAGYNLELLPSTDHDAVEAGLRYVNNDICYPSILVTGQIMEAIESGRYDLSKTAVVISQTGGGCRATNYIALIRKALRESGHPEIPVISLSAVALGEDNPGFKITPALLKQAVYAVLFGDVMMQMLYRCRPYEATPGAANALYEEYMARARKLAPKFNRHNYTKLCREAIRAFDTMPLVGEGTKPRVGVVGEILVKFHPTANNHVVDVIEREGCEAVVPGLLDFFLYSMSNAELQKDELGSSATTRAGMQALIKLVDWMRTPVEEMLEKSRRFEAPERIGTMADKARTVLSVCNNMGEGWLLTAEMLDLIDHGAPNIICTQPFACLPNHVVGKAVIKELRRQHPESNIVAVDYDPGASEVNQLNRIKLMISVAKENMRAGKGFKLEKVAPLAMDEVTGQMRAHDGCVSCGPASEEAVASVAERLGRGIKK, encoded by the coding sequence ATGAGCAAACTCGTCGAGGGCATTAAGGACCGTGTGGTTGCTGCCGCACGCGAGGCCGCGCCCGCCGTGGTGGACGCCGCGCAGAAGGCCGCGACCGCGGCTGCCGAGAAAGTTGCCGAGGCTGTTGCCGAGGCCAAGAACGCGGCAGGGGAGACGCCCGTCGCTAGCGAGCCCGTCACTGCCGCTGAGCCCGTAGCCGCCGCCCACGCCCCCGAAGGCGCGATCTTCAACCCCGAGGCCGCTCGCGGCAACCTGCACCTGGGCATCGACGTGGGCTCCACCACCGTTAAGCTCGCTGTGCTCAACGACGACAACCAGATTGTCTACGCCAAGTACCAGCGCCACCACACCGACGTCCGCGCTTGCGCCCGCGACCTGTTCGAGGGCGCTGCGACCGTGCTGCCGACGGCCCAGATGACCTGCGCCATCACCGGCTCGGGCGGTCTGCTGCTATCTCAGTGGCTCGGCCTGGAGTTTGTCCAGGAGGTCATCGCCAGCAAGCGTGCCGTCGAGACCCTCATCCCGGCCACCGATGTTGCCATCGAGCTGGGCGGCGAGGACGCCAAGATCATCTACTTCGACAACGGCATCGAGCAGCGCATGAACGGCACCTGCGCCGGCGGCACGGGCGCCTTCATCGACCAGATGGCCACTCTGCTGCACACCGACGCCAGCGGCCTCAACGAACTCGCGGCCAACGCCACCACCATCTATCCCATCGCCAGCCGCTGCGGCGTTTTTGCCAAGACCGACGTGCAGCCGCTGCTCAACGAAGGCGCCCGTCCCGAGGACGTCGCCGCTTCCATCTTCCAAGCCGTCGTGACCCAGACCATCTCGGGCCTGGCGTGCGGCCGTCCCATCCGCGGCAACGTCGCCTTCCTGGGCGGCCCGCTGCAGTATCTCTCCGAGCTGCGCCACCGCTTCTACCTCACGCTCAACCTGGACGAGGAGCACCGCATTGTGCCCCAAAACGCTCACCTGTTTGTGGCGAGCGGCGCCGCCATGGCGCATGAGTCCAACAAGCTCAGCACGTTCCCGCAGCTCATCGAGGCTATCGATGCCCTGGGTGACACACAGGGTGCCGAGGTCGAGCGCCTGGATCCGCTCTTTGCTACCGACGAGGACTTCGCCGAGTTCAAAACCCGCCACGACCAGGAAGTCGTCCCCAAGGGCAAACTCGAAGGCTACACCGGCCGCGTGTTCATTGGCATCGACGCCGGTTCCACCACCATGAAGGCCGCGCTCGTGGGCGAGGACGGCCAGCTGCTGCACACCTGGTACGGCAACAACAACGGCGACATCCTGGGCACGGCCAAGGTCATCATGGCCGATTTCTACAACCACATCCCCGCGGGCTGCACCATCGGCCACGTGACTACCACGGGCTACGGCGAGGCGCTGCTCATCGAGGCCCTCAAGGCCGATTCCGGCGAGATCGAGACCGTCGCGCACTTGCGCGGTGCCAAGGCGTTCCTGCCCGGCGTCGAGTTTATTCTGGACATTGGCGGCCAGGACATGAAGTGCCTGCGCGTCAAGGACGGCGTCATCGAGCACATCATGCTCAACGAGGCCTGCTCGTCGGGTTGCGGCAGCTTTATCGAGAGTTTCGCCGTGTCTATGAACATGGACGTGCGCGCGTTTGCCGATGCCGCCATCCATGCCAAGGCCCCCGTCGACCTGGGCAGCCGCTGCACGGTCTTTATGAACTCGCGCGTCAAGCAGGCGCAAAAGGAAGGCGCCACGGTGGGCGACATCGCGGCCGGCCTGTCCTATTCCGTCATCAAGAACGCCCTGTTCAAGGTCATTAAGCTGCGCGACCCCAAGGAGATCGGCAGCCAGGTGATCGTCCAGGGCGGCACCTTTATGTCCGACGCCACGCTGCGCGCGTTTGAGCAGCTCACCGGCGTTCATGCCGTGCGTCCCGATATCGCCGGCTGCATGGGCGCCTATGGTGCGGCCCTGCTCGCCCGCGATCGCGCTGGCGCCGACGGCACTTCGACCATCCTTTCGGCTGAGGACATCGCGCACCTTACCGTGACGCAAAAGCATGTCCGCTGCGGTCGCTGCTCCAACAACTGCCAGCTCACCGTCAACGACTTTGGCGGCGGCAGGCGCTTCATTACCGGCAACCGCTGCGAGAAGGGCGCCGGCCACAAAAAGCAGAAGACCGAGGCCCCCAACCTCTTCAAAAAGAAAAACGAGCTGCTGTTTAACCGCGAGGTGCTGAGCCCCGACGAGGCCCCGCGCGGTACCGTCGGCATCCCCCGCGCGCTCAACATGTACGAGAACTACCCCTTCTGGCACGCGTTCTTTACGCGCTTGGGCTTTAGCGTGCAGCTGTCCGACCAGTCGAGCAAGAAGACCTACCAGGCGGGCATCGAGTCCATGCCGTCCGAGAGCGTGTGCTACCCGGCAAAGATGAGCCACGGCCATGTGATGAACCTTATCGACCGCGATGTCGACTTCATTTGGATGCCGTGCGTGCGCTGGGAGCGCAAGGAGGACCCGACGGCTGGCAACTGTTACAACTGTCCCATCGTCATGAGCTACCCCACGGCGCTGGCGCTCAACATCGACGAGATCCGCGAGCAGAACATCGAGTTTCTGTACCCGTTTGTGCCCTATCACGACAAGACCGAGCTCAAGCGCCGTCTGTACCAGGTGCTCGCCGTCGACCGTGTGGCCGATGCTGAGGCCGGTCGCGGTCGCGTGCGTGGTCCTAAAATCACGCGCTCCGAGGTCGATGCCGCCGTCAACGCTGCCTTTGAGGCCGATGCGCGTTTCCACGAGGACATCCAGACTATGGGCGAGGAGGCTCTTAAGTGGGTCGAGGACCACGGCGGTCACGGCATCGTGCTCGCCGGCCGTCCCTACCATAACGACCCCGAGATCAACCATGCCCTGCCCGAGCTTATCTCGAGCTTTGGCTTTGCGGTTTTTACCGAGGATTCGCTCGCGCATCTGGTAAAGCCCGAGCGTCCGATTCGCGTCGTCGACCAGTGGATGTACCACAGCCGCCTGTACGCCGTCGCCCGTTTTGTGACGATGCGCAACGATTTGGACCTGATTCAGCTCAACTCTTTCGGCTGCGGTCTGGACGCTCTGACCACCGACCAGGTGCAGGAGATCCTTGAGGCCAGCGGCAAGATCTACACCGTGCTCAAGATTGACGAGGTGTCCAACTTGGGCGCCGCGCGTATCCGTATTCGCTCGCTCATGGCAGCGCTCAAGGACCAGGAGGCCGAGCGCTTGGCCGAGGCCACGGCCGCGGGCGAGGCCTACGAGCAGGGCGATGCCGCGCCGGTGGCGCCCTCCACGGATGCCCCCGCGTTCGCGAGCCGCAAGTACACGTTTGAGGCTCAGCGCGAGAGTGCTTCGACCGCGTGGCCCAAGGTGCCCTTTACCGAGCAGATGCGCGAGGAGGGCTACACCATCCTGTGCCCGCAGATGGCGCCGATCCACTTCGACCTGGTCAAAGAGGTGTTCCGCGGTGCTGGCTATAACCTGGAACTGCTGCCCTCGACCGATCACGATGCCGTCGAGGCCGGTCTGCGCTATGTGAACAATGACATTTGCTATCCGTCGATCCTGGTAACGGGCCAGATTATGGAGGCCATCGAGAGCGGTCGGTACGACCTGTCCAAGACGGCCGTGGTCATCAGCCAGACCGGCGGCGGCTGCCGTGCCACCAACTACATCGCACTCATCCGCAAGGCCCTGCGCGAGAGCGGCCACCCCGAGATCCCGGTGATCTCGCTTTCGGCCGTGGCGCTCGGCGAGGACAACCCCGGCTTTAAGATTACGCCGGCGCTGCTTAAGCAAGCCGTGTACGCGGTGCTCTTTGGCGACGTGATGATGCAGATGCTCTATCGTTGCCGCCCGTACGAGGCCACGCCCGGCGCTGCCAACGCACTCTACGAGGAGTACATGGCGCGCGCCCGCAAGCTGGCGCCCAAGTTCAACCGCCACAACTACACCAAGCTGTGCCGTGAGGCCATCCGCGCGTTCGATACTATGCCGCTCGTGGGCGAGGGTACCAAGCCGCGCGTGGGCGTGGTCGGTGAGATCTTGGTCAAGTTCCACCCCACAGCCAACAACCACGTGGTCGATGTCATCGAGCGCGAGGGCTGCGAGGCCGTAGTGCCGGGCCTGCTTGACTTCTTCCTGTACTCCATGAGCAACGCCGAGCTGCAGAAGGACGAGCTGGGAAGCTCTGCTACCACGCGCGCTGGTATGCAGGCGCTCATCAAGCTCGTGGACTGGATGCGCACGCCGGTGGAAGAGATGCTCGAAAAGTCCCGCCGCTTTGAGGCGCCCGAGCGCATCGGCACCATGGCCGATAAGGCCCGCACGGTGCTTTCGGTGTGCAACAACATGGGCGAGGGCTGGTTGCTTACGGCCGAGATGCTCGACCTGATCGATCACGGTGCGCCCAACATCATCTGCACGCAGCCCTTCGCGTGCCTGCCCAACCACGTGGTGGGCAAGGCCGTGATCAAGGAGCTACGCCGCCAGCACCCCGAGAGCAACATTGTCGCGGTGGACTACGACCCTGGCGCGTCCGAGGTCAACCAACTCAACCGTATTAAGCTCATGATCAGCGTTGCCAAGGAAAACATGCGCGCCGGCAAGGGCTTTAAGCTCGAGAAGGTGGCACCGCTCGCGATGGACGAGGTTACCGGCCAGATGCGTGCACATGACGGCTGCGTGAGCTGCGGGCCGGCCAGCGAAGAGGCCGTTGCATCGGTCGCCGAGCGTCTGGGGCGCGGCATTAAGAAGTAA
- a CDS encoding TetR/AcrR family transcriptional regulator has product MSQLEKCDRRSLRSQRALRQALASELAESGDLSRINVASLTERAGLTRRTFYSHYRDIPDFISQIEDGLLAEIRERVELITAAQLPDLYRNIDELEPAPGSVELLRYLAANRDLIGALLGPGGDPAFIKKIIDTAREAVVPRAQTGILGLALGTFFDYYVTYVVSAEVGMIQRWFERDLSESPETMARIMTVIAFVRPGDLYGQPIDINVPEYGMKLLNLQLEDAVDTTATVESNN; this is encoded by the coding sequence TTGTCCCAGCTCGAGAAATGCGACCGCCGGTCCCTTCGCTCGCAGCGTGCCCTTCGCCAGGCGCTTGCCAGCGAGCTTGCCGAAAGCGGCGACCTTTCGCGCATTAACGTCGCGTCGCTCACCGAGCGCGCCGGTCTTACACGCCGCACGTTCTATTCGCACTACCGCGATATCCCCGACTTTATCAGCCAGATCGAGGACGGCCTGCTTGCCGAGATTCGCGAGCGGGTGGAGCTTATCACCGCAGCTCAATTACCCGATCTTTACCGCAATATCGACGAGCTCGAGCCGGCACCCGGTTCGGTTGAGCTGCTTCGCTATCTTGCGGCTAATCGCGACCTTATCGGGGCCCTGCTGGGCCCGGGCGGCGACCCCGCCTTTATTAAAAAGATCATCGATACCGCACGCGAGGCCGTGGTGCCGCGTGCACAGACGGGCATTTTGGGCTTGGCGCTGGGCACCTTCTTTGACTACTACGTCACCTATGTCGTGAGTGCCGAGGTCGGCATGATCCAACGTTGGTTTGAGCGTGACCTTTCTGAATCGCCCGAGACCATGGCGCGCATTATGACGGTCATCGCCTTTGTGCGCCCCGGCGACCTGTATGGCCAACCCATCGATATCAACGTGCCGGAATACGGCATGAAGCTATTGAATCTGCAGCTCGAGGATGCGGTCGACACCACCGCAACCGTCGAGTCCAACAACTAA
- a CDS encoding HAD-IIB family hydrolase — protein sequence MIKMFASDLDGTLLNALHEADGTIRRAIRELTEAGLHVVPATGRSTLPIGEHGFTGLALDACCSNGSIVRDSHGEVLKTWTIDPQITEELLKEFPDICFDCSTPDGMYSSGSFEMHQAGFKKDSPIKRIVMRGMRARGGYHEEQYFDQSIGDILRHDVCKINCRVTSPELERDLKAYLAERSDRVVNAPFDPVMFEITDVACNKGESVAWLAGYYGIAEDEVAVYGDGGNDIAMLKRFRHSYATKNASDAAKAAANATIGSCMVHAVPKHMLATMHKQNSRTIIE from the coding sequence ATGATCAAGATGTTTGCGAGTGACTTAGACGGAACGCTGCTGAACGCCCTACACGAGGCAGATGGGACCATCCGCCGTGCCATTCGCGAGCTGACCGAGGCCGGACTCCACGTGGTTCCCGCGACTGGACGCTCGACGTTGCCGATCGGCGAGCATGGCTTTACGGGCCTGGCGCTTGACGCCTGCTGCTCCAATGGATCCATCGTGCGCGACAGCCATGGCGAGGTGCTCAAGACCTGGACCATCGACCCTCAGATCACCGAGGAGCTGCTCAAGGAGTTTCCGGATATCTGTTTTGACTGCTCCACACCCGATGGCATGTACTCGAGCGGTTCGTTCGAGATGCATCAGGCGGGCTTTAAAAAAGACAGCCCTATCAAGCGCATCGTGATGCGCGGCATGCGTGCGCGTGGCGGGTACCACGAGGAACAGTACTTCGACCAGTCGATCGGTGACATCCTGCGCCACGATGTGTGCAAGATCAACTGTCGCGTGACCTCGCCCGAGCTGGAGCGTGATCTTAAGGCGTATCTTGCCGAGCGCTCGGACCGTGTGGTCAACGCGCCGTTCGATCCGGTGATGTTCGAGATCACGGACGTGGCGTGTAACAAGGGCGAGAGCGTGGCCTGGCTGGCGGGTTACTACGGCATTGCCGAGGACGAGGTCGCGGTCTATGGAGACGGCGGCAACGACATCGCCATGCTCAAGCGCTTCCGTCACAGCTACGCGACCAAAAACGCAAGCGATGCAGCCAAGGCTGCCGCGAACGCGACTATCGGCAGTTGCATGGTCCACGCCGTCCCCAAACACATGCTCGCCACCATGCACAAGCAAAACTCCCGCACCATCATCGAATAA
- a CDS encoding MFS transporter — translation MTQKTVRPIRLFGLLVAQLCTYAMLSALCFAYPLYLFDCSGSSTLYGVVVATAFIPGVLATPVGGILADRGRHREVLVALGIALMTASLLSIPMKRSLPLAVVVVAILCVQYGVQSLLKPMLQIETVRMAGEEKVERATALVSQMTMVSNILGPVVGTAVYGCFGIDTLCTTASVAFAISALLFGVALKQNASSETMGDGATRTTCRNDFRESIRYLLQNASLVAVILLAAVLNLALVGLTIGAPIIVTKHLGMQSSCVGIVEVAMGLGGLAGSGLVGIWPHRFSFNGICRYVAMICFGVAPIIVTLLFGADACMFTVFAVGSAWVMVWASIASVEIIAFVQRAAPTELCGKVLSVVYTVLSCAIPIGQLTYGAAYDRWTPAIVFAGMLAVLALTTALFYRLKSRLRRLS, via the coding sequence TTGACGCAAAAAACAGTGCGACCTATCAGGCTTTTTGGCCTTCTTGTTGCGCAGCTGTGCACGTATGCGATGCTGTCGGCGCTGTGCTTTGCGTATCCACTTTACTTGTTCGATTGCAGTGGATCGTCAACGTTATATGGCGTCGTCGTGGCGACGGCGTTCATACCCGGCGTACTCGCAACTCCGGTTGGCGGAATCTTGGCGGATAGGGGAAGACATCGCGAGGTCCTCGTGGCCCTTGGCATTGCTCTGATGACTGCATCGCTGCTGTCTATCCCCATGAAGCGCTCGTTGCCTCTTGCGGTCGTCGTAGTAGCGATACTTTGTGTTCAATATGGTGTTCAATCGCTGCTGAAGCCAATGCTCCAAATTGAGACGGTGCGTATGGCGGGTGAAGAGAAGGTTGAGCGGGCCACTGCATTGGTTTCGCAGATGACCATGGTGAGCAATATCTTGGGCCCTGTGGTCGGGACGGCAGTCTATGGGTGCTTTGGTATCGATACTCTTTGCACAACCGCGTCGGTGGCGTTTGCGATTTCAGCTCTCTTGTTTGGGGTCGCACTCAAGCAAAATGCCTCATCTGAAACGATGGGAGACGGCGCGACTCGCACGACATGCCGAAACGATTTTCGGGAGTCGATTCGGTATCTGTTGCAAAATGCATCATTGGTCGCTGTGATTTTGCTTGCGGCCGTTTTGAACCTTGCGTTGGTTGGGCTAACGATTGGCGCTCCCATTATTGTTACAAAGCATCTCGGCATGCAATCGTCCTGCGTTGGGATAGTTGAGGTTGCTATGGGCTTGGGTGGTCTTGCCGGCAGTGGCTTGGTCGGCATTTGGCCGCATCGCTTTTCTTTCAATGGCATATGTCGATATGTTGCGATGATCTGTTTTGGAGTCGCACCGATCATTGTCACGCTACTGTTCGGCGCAGATGCATGCATGTTCACCGTGTTTGCGGTTGGTTCGGCATGGGTCATGGTGTGGGCAAGCATTGCGTCGGTTGAAATCATCGCGTTTGTTCAGCGGGCAGCGCCGACTGAGCTCTGCGGAAAAGTGCTTTCGGTCGTTTACACAGTCCTTTCCTGTGCAATACCTATCGGCCAATTGACGTACGGGGCTGCATATGATCGATGGACACCGGCGATTGTATTCGCAGGCATGTTGGCGGTGCTGGCGCTGACGACGGCGCTGTTTTATCGGCTGAAAAGTCGCTTGCGGCGATTGTCTTGA
- a CDS encoding TetR/AcrR family transcriptional regulator produces the protein MGRNKYPEETVAKILDAALELFCAQGYEGTSIQDIVDRLDGMTKGAVYHHFKSKEEIFNAAFDRAMTPIVEHRRSMLGVGNMTGAQKLKRLYAPESVVPQIELWARMRPAADPVKSSRLLAMQYQGSFDESADGYLLPVIEEGITDGSIACECPREAAEAVSLLANLWLLPLFRPLEPKDRMLARAQCLAQMASAVGLDLGEEVLQTTAQIWDVWDRARW, from the coding sequence ATGGGTCGCAATAAATATCCCGAGGAGACGGTCGCGAAGATTCTCGACGCGGCACTGGAGCTATTCTGTGCACAGGGTTATGAGGGGACGAGCATTCAAGATATCGTTGACCGTCTCGATGGCATGACCAAGGGCGCTGTCTATCATCACTTTAAGAGCAAAGAAGAGATTTTCAACGCCGCGTTTGATCGGGCGATGACTCCGATTGTTGAGCACCGTCGCTCGATGCTTGGCGTCGGTAATATGACCGGCGCCCAAAAGCTAAAAAGGCTTTACGCTCCCGAGTCCGTTGTTCCGCAAATTGAGCTATGGGCACGTATGCGTCCTGCAGCAGATCCGGTAAAAAGCTCGCGTCTACTGGCGATGCAGTATCAGGGCTCATTTGACGAGTCGGCCGATGGCTATCTCTTGCCGGTGATCGAGGAGGGCATCACCGACGGATCCATTGCGTGCGAATGCCCGCGCGAAGCGGCAGAGGCCGTATCGTTGCTGGCGAATCTCTGGTTGCTGCCACTGTTTCGTCCGCTCGAGCCCAAGGATCGAATGCTCGCTCGCGCTCAATGTTTGGCGCAGATGGCCTCTGCGGTGGGACTCGATTTGGGCGAGGAAGTGCTCCAGACAACGGCGCAGATTTGGGACGTATGGGACCGCGCCAGGTGGTAA
- a CDS encoding P-II family nitrogen regulator, translating to MKKITAIVRQEKLEVLKDALFAADVRGMTINQVQGCGAQHGWKEYVRGNELLVNTIPKVQFTLICADEHVDGIVDIICNAARTGAVGDGKIWVEPVEEVIRIRTGEHGPAAV from the coding sequence ATGAAAAAGATCACGGCTATTGTGCGCCAGGAGAAGCTTGAGGTTCTTAAAGACGCGCTGTTTGCCGCTGATGTTCGCGGTATGACTATCAACCAGGTTCAGGGCTGCGGCGCACAGCATGGCTGGAAGGAATACGTGCGCGGCAACGAACTGCTTGTCAACACGATCCCTAAGGTGCAGTTCACCCTTATCTGCGCCGATGAGCACGTCGACGGCATTGTCGACATCATCTGCAACGCTGCCCGCACCGGCGCCGTCGGAGACGGCAAGATTTGGGTCGAGCCGGTCGAGGAAGTTATCCGCATCCGTACCGGCGAACACGGCCCCGCCGCGGTGTAG
- a CDS encoding ammonium transporter produces the protein MYDTGSTTFMLICTMLVFLMTPGLAFFYGGLSRRKNVINTMLMCFGVIGLVGVLWIVAGWSLAYGGDGSSPFIGGFDQLLCLPVLNQVLQAAEGNAADGAVYPQIINIAFQMAFAMITAAIVTGSLAGRVKFGAMTAFLGIWLLVVYAPLAHMVWGGDGSFIGDIIGALDFAGGDVVHISSGLTGLILCLMLGRRRGFGMVSYRPHNVPFVALGAGLLWFGWFGFNGGSEFKADAVAALAILNTVTASAAGMVSWLAVERVHTGSPTLVGASTGLVAGLVVVTPGAGFVEPWAALAMGLIVSPVCYLAISHLKTKFGYDDALDAFGCHGIGGILGGVLTGLFCVPELSWTDKGGLFYTGDVSLLVSQILGIVVTVVIVLVLDLVIAAVVKALFHGSLRVDEADEALGLDASQHGESAYPSFSGLD, from the coding sequence ATGTACGATACGGGATCGACAACGTTTATGCTCATCTGCACCATGCTCGTGTTTTTAATGACACCGGGCCTGGCGTTTTTCTATGGCGGTCTGTCTAGACGCAAAAATGTCATCAACACCATGCTTATGTGCTTTGGAGTCATTGGCTTGGTGGGCGTGCTGTGGATTGTTGCCGGCTGGTCGCTGGCCTACGGCGGCGACGGCTCGAGTCCGTTTATTGGCGGCTTTGACCAGCTGCTGTGCCTGCCGGTGCTCAACCAGGTGCTGCAGGCGGCCGAGGGCAATGCTGCGGATGGTGCCGTCTACCCTCAGATCATCAACATCGCCTTCCAGATGGCGTTTGCCATGATCACCGCCGCTATCGTTACGGGCAGTCTGGCAGGCCGCGTTAAGTTTGGTGCCATGACGGCCTTCCTGGGCATTTGGCTGCTCGTGGTCTATGCGCCGCTCGCCCACATGGTTTGGGGCGGCGATGGTTCCTTTATCGGCGACATCATCGGCGCGCTCGACTTTGCCGGCGGCGACGTGGTACACATTTCGTCCGGTCTCACGGGCCTGATTCTCTGCTTAATGCTCGGCCGTCGTCGCGGCTTTGGCATGGTGAGCTACCGTCCGCATAACGTGCCGTTTGTGGCGCTGGGCGCCGGCCTGCTTTGGTTTGGCTGGTTTGGCTTTAACGGCGGCAGCGAGTTTAAGGCCGACGCCGTGGCGGCGCTCGCCATCCTCAACACCGTGACCGCCAGCGCGGCGGGCATGGTCTCGTGGCTTGCCGTCGAGCGCGTGCATACCGGCAGCCCCACGCTGGTGGGCGCCAGCACCGGTCTGGTTGCGGGCCTTGTGGTGGTCACGCCGGGCGCGGGCTTTGTCGAGCCGTGGGCGGCGCTGGCCATGGGCTTGATCGTGTCTCCCGTCTGCTACCTGGCCATCAGCCATCTTAAGACCAAGTTTGGCTACGACGATGCGCTCGACGCGTTCGGTTGCCACGGTATCGGCGGCATCTTGGGCGGCGTGCTCACGGGTCTGTTCTGCGTGCCGGAGCTTTCGTGGACCGATAAGGGCGGCCTGTTCTACACGGGCGACGTGTCGCTGCTCGTCTCGCAGATTCTGGGCATTGTGGTGACGGTCGTTATTGTGCTGGTGCTCGACTTGGTGATCGCCGCGGTGGTCAAGGCGCTGTTCCACGGCAGTCTGCGCGTGGACGAGGCCGACGAGGCGCTGGGCTTGGATGCGAGTCAGCACGGTGAGAGCGCATATCCCTCCTTCTCGGGACTTGACTAG
- a CDS encoding putative ABC transporter permease — translation MGTAIDMAFDGATLAACPLSALVLSFAFYGFCGWVWESTVCAMLNHGRFANSGFLLGPCCPIYGAGGIACWLLLRGIPDASSQFVAAALVCSVIEYSVGVLLEKTTGARFWDYSHLPFNLHGRICLYWACAFSLGALCICRLVEPALLGLLGHLPVLIVRLSAFIVAVAMMVDAVCSLASWRRLSDQLERVRADLADRINESLADASDSMLERIPDSAIDSVAQTHIRGRAVNAWLAELGDAALDALREKASMPTFISDGARGLALAARRVADAAPSVPRPSLTRLRTGKRMSRPVPSVSLSRRDLRFFNAFPRLRINRYEGVIRATNLRDRAHELFRR, via the coding sequence GTGGGAACCGCGATCGATATGGCATTTGACGGCGCGACGCTTGCCGCCTGTCCGCTCTCGGCGCTGGTACTCTCGTTTGCCTTCTACGGTTTTTGCGGCTGGGTATGGGAGTCGACAGTCTGTGCCATGCTCAACCACGGACGTTTTGCCAACAGCGGCTTTTTGCTAGGGCCGTGTTGTCCCATCTACGGTGCGGGCGGCATCGCGTGCTGGTTGCTGCTGCGTGGAATCCCAGACGCCTCGAGCCAGTTTGTCGCTGCCGCGCTCGTATGCAGCGTGATCGAATATAGCGTGGGCGTGCTGTTGGAAAAAACGACGGGTGCCCGGTTTTGGGATTACTCGCATCTGCCGTTTAACCTGCACGGACGCATCTGCCTGTACTGGGCCTGCGCGTTTAGCTTGGGTGCGTTGTGTATTTGCCGTTTAGTGGAGCCGGCATTGCTGGGGCTGCTTGGCCATCTGCCGGTGCTGATTGTGCGGCTGTCCGCCTTTATCGTCGCGGTCGCGATGATGGTCGATGCGGTGTGCTCGTTGGCCAGCTGGCGCCGCCTGTCCGATCAGCTTGAGCGTGTGCGTGCCGACCTTGCCGACCGCATCAATGAGTCGCTTGCCGATGCCTCCGACTCTATGCTCGAACGTATTCCCGATTCGGCGATCGACTCGGTGGCGCAGACGCATATCCGCGGTCGCGCCGTTAACGCTTGGCTGGCCGAGCTGGGCGACGCGGCGCTCGATGCCCTGCGCGAGAAGGCTTCGATGCCGACGTTTATCTCGGATGGTGCTCGCGGCCTGGCGCTCGCTGCCCGCCGCGTGGCCGATGCCGCGCCGAGCGTGCCCCGTCCGTCGCTCACCCGTCTCCGTACCGGCAAGCGCATGAGCCGTCCGGTGCCGAGTGTGTCGCTCAGCCGTCGTGACCTGCGCTTCTTTAACGCCTTCCCGCGTCTGCGCATCAATCGCTACGAGGGCGTCATCCGAGCAACTAATCTCCGCGACCGCGCCCACGAGCTGTTTCGGCGCTAG